A window of Echeneis naucrates chromosome 13, fEcheNa1.1, whole genome shotgun sequence contains these coding sequences:
- the mab21l1 gene encoding putative nucleotidyltransferase MAB21L1: MIAAQAKLVYHLNKYYNEKCQSRKAAISKTIREVCKVVSDVLKEVEVQEPRFISSLSEMDNRFEGLEVISPTEFEVVLYLNQMGVFNFVDDGSLPGCAVLKLSDGRKRSMSLWVEFITASGYLSARKIRSRFQTLVAQAVDKCSYRDVVKMVADTSEVKLRIRDRYVVQITPAFKCTGIWPRSAAHWPLPHIPWPGPNRVAEVKAEGFNLLSKECYSLNGKQSSAESDAWVLQFAEAENRLLLGGCRKKCLSVLKALRDRHLELPGQPLNNYHMKTLVSYECEKHPRESDWDENCLGDRLNGILLQLISCLQCRRCPHYFLPNLDLFQGKPHSALENAAKQTWRLAREILTNPKSLEKL; the protein is encoded by the coding sequence ATGATAGCCGCGCAGGCAAAGTTGGTGTATCACCTCAACAAATACTACAACGAGAAATGTCAGTCTCGGAAAGCGGCAATCTCCAAGACCATCCGGGAGGTGTGCAAGGTGGTGTCGGATGTCCTGAAGGAGGTCGAGGTGCAGGAGCCCCGCTTCATCAGCTCCCTCAGCGAGATGGATAACCGCTTCGAGGGGCTGGAGGTCATCTCTCCCACCGAGTTCGAGGTCGTGCTCTATCTGAATCAGATGGGAGTATTCAACTTCGTGGACGACGGCTCCCTGCCGGGCTGCGCCGTGCTCAAGCTCAGCGACGGCCGCAAGAGGAGCATGTCTCTCTGGGTCGAGTTCATCACAGCCTCCGGTTACCTCTCGGCGCGCAAGATCCGCTCGCGATTTCAGACGCTGGTGGCGCAGGCGGTGGATAAATGCAGCTACAGAGATGTTGTCAAAATGGTCGCTGACACGAGCGAGGTGAAGTTGCGCATTAGAGACAGATACGTGGTGCAAATCACGCCGGCGTTCAAATGCACCGGGATCTGGCCGCGAAGCGCCGCGCACTGGCCTCTCCCCCACATCCCCTGGCCGGGGCCGAACCGGGTGGCAGAAGTCAAGGCGGAGGGCTTCAATCTTTTATCCAAAGAGTGCTACTCGCTGAACGGCAAGCAGAGCTCGGCGGAGAGCGACGCCTGGGTCTTGCAGTTCGCGGAGGCCGAGAATCGGCTGCTGCTGGGCGGATGCAGGAAGAAGTGCTTGTCGGTGCTCAAAGCTTTGCGCGACCGGCACCTCGAGCTGCCGGGACAGCCCCTCAACAACTACCACATGAAAACTTTGGTTTCCTACGAGTGCGAGAAGCATCCCAGGGAGTCGGACTGGGACGAGAACTGCCTCGGAGACCGCCTGAACGGGATACTATTGCAGCTCATTTCGTGTTTGCAGTGCAGAAGGTGTCCGCATTATTTCCTGCCCAATTTAGACCTGTTTCAAGGAAAGCCTCACTCTGCTCTAGAGAACGCAGCCAAACAGACTTGGCGACTGGCAAGAGAAATACTGACCAACCCCAAAAGCTTGGAGAAACTCTGA